A stretch of the Bacillus thuringiensis genome encodes the following:
- a CDS encoding sensor histidine kinase, with product MEKIFLKMMDSHAGNAIGSILICVFFYKGFAPHGTFAIWVCSVFVTVYLWMLYSPKSWWNARKYTLFTSILISISCVLYFSHPNFPNYALWPLLVFLAAAEPKWTRVTTILAAITGMDIIVFAYTNEFPYQETLIIIGLYVSIRSTSKLRDAYQKNQKQLIELDEAHAELQETTVFSMRYAAFTERTKIAREIHDGLGHQMTSLIIQLQALKIMLRKDPVAAQDHVEELLKVARKGMEEIRVAVREWTSDEKDLGLTSLKGLISQIQANSLLQIEFIQDGNITEWTIEESTILYRILQESLTNVLRHSYADSVIVNVTEINGVVKFTIDDNGIYTGDKPLKYGFGLNGMIKRCKSVGGNCSFFLNEPKGLRVESTIPIQKNGGEV from the coding sequence ATGGAAAAAATATTTTTAAAAATGATGGATAGTCATGCAGGAAATGCGATAGGAAGCATCTTAATATGCGTATTTTTTTATAAAGGTTTCGCGCCTCATGGTACCTTTGCAATATGGGTTTGTAGCGTTTTTGTAACAGTTTATCTATGGATGTTGTATTCACCAAAATCTTGGTGGAATGCAAGGAAGTACACTTTGTTTACGAGTATATTAATAAGCATATCATGTGTATTATATTTTTCTCATCCGAATTTTCCAAATTATGCGTTATGGCCACTCTTAGTTTTTCTTGCCGCTGCAGAACCCAAGTGGACACGAGTAACGACAATTTTAGCTGCTATAACGGGGATGGATATTATTGTATTTGCATATACGAATGAATTCCCTTATCAAGAAACATTAATTATTATTGGACTCTATGTCTCAATCCGAAGTACATCCAAGCTAAGAGACGCATATCAAAAAAATCAAAAACAACTAATAGAATTAGACGAAGCACATGCTGAACTACAAGAAACAACGGTATTTTCTATGCGATATGCAGCTTTTACGGAAAGAACAAAAATAGCAAGAGAGATTCATGATGGACTTGGACATCAAATGACCTCACTTATTATTCAATTACAGGCTCTTAAGATTATGTTAAGGAAAGATCCTGTTGCTGCCCAAGATCATGTTGAAGAACTTTTAAAGGTGGCACGAAAAGGAATGGAAGAAATCCGAGTTGCTGTTAGAGAATGGACAAGTGATGAAAAAGATCTCGGGCTTACTTCATTAAAAGGATTGATTTCACAGATTCAAGCAAATTCTTTATTACAAATTGAGTTCATTCAAGATGGAAATATAACAGAGTGGACGATAGAGGAAAGTACAATTCTTTACCGAATCTTACAAGAGTCTTTAACAAACGTCTTACGACATTCTTATGCAGATTCTGTCATTGTAAACGTAACAGAAATAAATGGAGTAGTAAAATTTACAATTGACGATAATGGTATATATACAGGGGATAAGCCATTAAAATATGGCTTTGGACTCAATGGCATGATAAAACGCTGTAAATCAGTTGGAGGTAATTGTTCCTTTTTTCTAAATGAACCAAAAGGACTTCGAGTTGAATCCACTATTCCAATTCAGAAAAATGGAGGAGAAGTATGA
- a CDS encoding DUF418 domain-containing protein, protein MQQNVRIYSLDAIRGIAILCILFANLPTMTGLDPFNQAGYSGTDKGIRFFIDLFIQAKFYTIFAFLFGVGFYIFIKNAEAKGYSMYKLFSRRLCILLLFGLLHFIFLWYGDILHAYALAGFILLFFYKRSTKLIFIVGCFSLLVSYTLHTILFLQAGSSISAVPSYYQYMFTGHTTNHTVNLFTHYSHQVKARLFFLMTEEFQQLLIGIPEYIGIFLIGLWAGKKDIFKRVPELIKEIRFIQWSSLCISCLPSCPIIYYFIKTDVYYSQDIKLWILFGGKTLAIFYICTLLRVCENKKYIERLQPFMNVGKYALTNYISQSILTLVILSLYFKDVSQAYYWQLCIFGILIVFVQIMFSKIWSKYFRYGPIEWIWRKGIYKK, encoded by the coding sequence ATGCAACAAAACGTCCGTATTTATTCTTTAGACGCAATAAGAGGTATAGCCATACTATGTATCCTATTTGCTAATCTACCTACTATGACGGGACTAGATCCCTTTAACCAGGCCGGTTATTCCGGTACAGATAAAGGTATTCGTTTTTTTATAGATTTGTTTATACAAGCAAAGTTCTATACTATTTTTGCATTCTTATTTGGGGTAGGATTTTATATCTTTATAAAAAACGCGGAAGCAAAAGGATATTCAATGTATAAGCTGTTTAGCCGTAGATTGTGTATTTTGCTACTCTTTGGCTTACTCCACTTTATCTTTCTATGGTATGGAGATATTCTACACGCATATGCTTTAGCTGGTTTTATCCTATTGTTCTTTTATAAGCGATCTACAAAGCTTATTTTTATAGTCGGCTGCTTCTCTCTACTTGTTAGCTATACACTACATACTATTTTATTTTTACAAGCAGGTTCTTCTATTTCTGCAGTACCAAGTTACTATCAATATATGTTTACTGGTCACACTACCAATCACACTGTAAATCTATTTACACATTATTCACATCAAGTAAAAGCTCGTCTGTTCTTTTTAATGACCGAGGAATTCCAACAGTTACTAATAGGAATTCCGGAATATATAGGCATATTTTTAATCGGTTTATGGGCTGGTAAAAAAGATATTTTTAAAAGGGTACCGGAATTAATAAAGGAAATTAGATTTATCCAGTGGAGTTCGTTATGCATTTCATGTCTTCCCTCTTGTCCTATTATCTACTATTTTATAAAAACGGATGTCTATTACTCTCAGGATATTAAACTATGGATTCTATTTGGAGGGAAAACGCTAGCTATATTCTATATTTGTACTCTACTTAGGGTTTGTGAGAATAAAAAATATATAGAGCGGCTGCAACCCTTTATGAACGTAGGCAAGTATGCTTTAACGAATTACATTAGCCAAAGTATACTAACTCTTGTCATTCTTTCGTTGTACTTTAAAGATGTCTCACAGGCATATTACTGGCAACTATGTATCTTCGGGATTTTAATTGTCTTTGTGCAAATTATGTTCAGCAAAATTTGGAGTAAATATTTCCGCTATGGTCCCATTGAATGGATATGGAGAAAAGGAATTTACAAAAAGTAA
- a CDS encoding thioredoxin family protein, translated as MKKIYKIGAVITTLCVISITIFTLTKNESVNPETITPNKTIVSTAETKGSPENIKDISKEELKQKIQSHEEFIAYYYQPTCHYCKKAAPDINSMSKKHDRTIYRIDISMPENQSAFQEFDIPGTPVVVAYNRGEKIERLEGAVSAATYDGFFARRNSSAS; from the coding sequence ATGAAAAAAATCTACAAAATCGGAGCAGTTATAACAACTTTATGTGTTATTAGTATCACGATCTTTACTTTAACTAAAAATGAATCTGTTAATCCAGAGACTATTACACCAAACAAAACAATTGTGTCAACTGCAGAAACAAAAGGATCACCCGAAAATATTAAAGATATTTCAAAAGAAGAATTAAAGCAAAAAATACAATCCCATGAAGAGTTTATTGCGTATTACTATCAACCAACTTGTCATTATTGTAAAAAGGCAGCACCAGATATCAATAGTATGTCAAAAAAGCATGATAGAACCATCTATCGTATTGATATCTCTATGCCAGAAAATCAAAGTGCCTTTCAAGAGTTCGACATTCCTGGTACTCCAGTTGTTGTAGCTTATAACAGAGGGGAAAAAATTGAACGACTAGAAGGTGCAGTATCAGCTGCTACATATGACGGATTCTTTGCGAGACGTAATTCGAGCGCTAGTTAA
- a CDS encoding vegetative insecticidal protein Vip3A family protein: protein MVTTKMIPRLKALPDFIDDFNGVYGFMNNISDLIGTIFGINTGDSSLDAVLENQELLQQMMGQMNTIQSTLDDIMENQSISEDVLLQLRSLAGEQLELSKSINTELVKIEGILNTYLPAISSMVNKVYSQTSMINQKVDKLLQLMAFALQELDYLKDNVVLNSSIIEITPHVQKLVYVNSKFLALSRNYMQGKGMSIDRMQELIQWAKSIVDTDMNSFEFSVDTLHSVIMGDNLYKKSALATFADVLLDDTSQYGDFGTPVAKFYTFYSSLATLQINAYLCLTFARKVLGLTQIEYQITMQERIRNQNQLFINLIEDKNVSSYLEVKGIADQLPVAKEIKSFDLQAKGGYAFIGLEFILDGDEYKAKAYQAKVDKNFSVHAETVEEIISDNLMEVFTYYYLDPGMKYVKFPLSGKLTGATNTLITRIGFGCKNNQSQDPKVYAYIDADFSPYNPYTGEIMKEGTQTISLDGSEDTVNAYGIWPMGLLGDLYMAPLKSLFLSVDADNASYVDATDAVLNFGGESYLPTILSKEYDANFIMYSHIKNTDQMDMNMLMNGDFEKGVDNWSLIEPMDLAEGEGVNGSNALKGHLGASNGKAAQSVYLEPNTTYKLKAYGKVDADGSKGEIGIQDIYGPFWKYQEFSSLQYTPVELEFKTSDDTLNLCIYYQSRNGTSWIDNFELFDLTLEKGNLIANPSFIFGGISHWIADEGVTVVEGKGMFNSNAAQIKGKDRISQQVSMKPNTHYQLEAYVKVDNANTTAQIGYGQNYVTCNSTSFTPITVKFSTGDSPLNTEDSVYCANTSNQGTVWADNFVLHEAPNLIVNGDFKQLNPVASWTLSPSENGDISIVPKGIGILNKGQISQKVKLKSNTKYTLTAYIAVYGGVAKLGYGDTNKTCTSKDFTQVSVDFVTSSNPNNDSVYLSNENDGNCSVIGNKFELYESDQI from the coding sequence ATGGTTACTACAAAAATGATACCTAGACTAAAAGCTCTTCCAGACTTTATTGATGATTTTAATGGTGTATACGGGTTTATGAATAACATTTCTGATCTGATAGGCACAATTTTTGGAATTAATACTGGTGATTCATCTCTTGATGCTGTATTAGAGAATCAAGAGTTATTACAACAAATGATGGGTCAAATGAATACTATACAGAGCACATTGGATGACATTATGGAAAATCAAAGTATCTCCGAAGACGTACTACTACAGCTTCGAAGTTTAGCGGGTGAGCAATTGGAGCTCTCAAAGTCCATTAATACAGAACTTGTAAAAATTGAAGGTATTCTAAATACGTATTTACCTGCAATTAGCTCTATGGTAAATAAAGTATATAGTCAAACATCTATGATTAACCAAAAAGTAGATAAACTATTACAATTGATGGCATTTGCTTTGCAAGAACTTGATTACCTAAAAGATAATGTGGTACTGAATTCGAGTATTATAGAAATCACACCCCATGTTCAAAAGTTAGTTTATGTGAATAGCAAGTTTCTTGCTCTATCAAGAAATTATATGCAAGGAAAAGGAATGAGTATTGATAGAATGCAAGAACTTATTCAATGGGCAAAATCAATTGTTGATACAGATATGAATAGCTTTGAATTTTCAGTGGATACATTACACAGTGTTATAATGGGGGACAATCTATATAAAAAATCCGCGTTAGCAACCTTTGCCGATGTTTTATTGGATGATACTAGTCAATATGGAGATTTCGGTACACCAGTAGCAAAATTTTATACATTTTACTCATCGTTAGCAACGTTACAAATAAATGCTTATCTTTGTTTAACTTTTGCAAGAAAGGTTTTAGGGCTTACTCAAATTGAATATCAAATCACGATGCAAGAGCGCATTAGAAACCAAAATCAATTGTTTATAAACTTAATTGAAGATAAGAATGTTTCCTCCTATCTTGAAGTCAAAGGAATTGCTGATCAGCTACCGGTTGCAAAAGAGATAAAATCTTTTGACCTACAAGCTAAAGGTGGATATGCGTTTATCGGCTTAGAATTTATTTTAGATGGTGACGAATATAAAGCAAAAGCCTATCAAGCTAAGGTGGATAAGAACTTTTCAGTACATGCGGAAACAGTAGAAGAAATCATTAGCGATAATTTAATGGAAGTGTTCACATATTACTATTTGGACCCAGGAATGAAGTATGTTAAATTTCCTTTATCAGGAAAATTGACTGGTGCAACTAATACTTTAATTACTCGGATTGGCTTTGGTTGTAAAAATAATCAAAGCCAAGATCCTAAGGTATATGCCTATATAGATGCTGATTTTTCTCCGTATAATCCATACACTGGAGAGATAATGAAAGAGGGCACACAAACAATTTCATTAGATGGAAGCGAGGATACGGTTAACGCTTATGGGATATGGCCTATGGGTTTATTGGGTGATCTTTACATGGCACCTTTAAAATCTTTATTTTTAAGTGTGGATGCTGATAATGCTTCGTATGTTGATGCCACTGACGCAGTACTTAATTTTGGTGGTGAATCTTATCTTCCTACAATCTTATCTAAAGAATATGATGCTAACTTTATCATGTATTCTCACATCAAGAACACTGATCAAATGGATATGAATATGCTTATGAATGGAGATTTCGAAAAAGGGGTGGACAATTGGTCACTTATAGAACCTATGGATCTTGCAGAAGGAGAAGGTGTGAATGGTTCAAATGCTTTAAAAGGTCATCTAGGTGCAAGTAATGGTAAAGCTGCACAATCCGTCTACTTAGAACCAAATACAACATATAAACTAAAAGCATATGGGAAAGTAGATGCTGATGGCTCAAAAGGGGAAATTGGAATACAAGATATATACGGCCCCTTTTGGAAATATCAGGAGTTCTCATCATTACAATACACTCCAGTTGAATTAGAATTTAAAACAAGCGATGACACTTTAAATCTATGTATATATTATCAAAGTCGTAATGGTACTAGTTGGATAGATAACTTTGAATTGTTTGATCTCACATTAGAAAAAGGAAATCTAATAGCGAATCCGAGTTTTATATTCGGAGGGATTTCGCATTGGATAGCCGATGAGGGAGTAACTGTTGTAGAAGGGAAAGGGATGTTTAATTCGAATGCAGCACAAATTAAGGGAAAAGATCGAATTAGTCAGCAAGTATCAATGAAACCGAACACTCACTACCAATTGGAAGCATATGTGAAAGTAGACAATGCCAATACTACTGCGCAAATTGGATATGGACAAAACTATGTAACATGTAATTCAACTTCTTTCACACCAATCACTGTAAAATTTAGCACTGGTGATAGCCCTCTTAATACAGAAGATTCTGTGTACTGTGCAAATACTAGTAATCAGGGTACGGTTTGGGCAGATAACTTTGTATTACATGAGGCTCCTAATTTAATTGTAAATGGTGATTTTAAACAGTTAAATCCTGTTGCATCTTGGACACTCTCTCCCTCTGAAAATGGTGACATTTCAATAGTACCTAAAGGGATTGGTATATTAAATAAAGGTCAAATTAGTCAAAAAGTAAAATTAAAGTCGAATACAAAATATACATTGACAGCATATATAGCAGTATATGGTGGTGTTGCAAAGCTTGGATATGGAGATACTAATAAAACATGTACTTCAAAGGATTTTACACAAGTGAGTGTCGATTTTGTCACTAGTTCTAATCCTAATAACGATAGCGTATATTTGTCTAATGAAAATGACGGTAATTGTTCTGTTATTGGGAACAAATTTGAGTTATACGAATCGGATCAAATTTAA
- a CDS encoding thioredoxin family protein, with the protein MSIVEQTFYDFLGASNEPFLKVTFVAFWDKNNPEEYKKIEPILKELSEEVQDITFTQISFERQEEIGKVTLLRDMDIRTEMYGSKYIYNNEQDLKNNDPLILRIYLNRNIINEKIGICSKEELLEFLGESQRNKHDILELTTQNFEEKVIQAKGSVLVAFIDKNLPAVGKVLEPILEKLSEEIQGVTFAKFEFNRNDADADDFQEKYVYYTDEFMLFRNGNYKASQSYCTKDEIPEFLERNSLDTLHVLMDIKFINEGDESFNDAGMPRPYGEIYIEKNNELGIYGNILVWQEKYNRHHTSILTHRFRTVMVCTNSEINSLTFYGDVKEYDEYSADDILAYPENKVSGSPNQTIKLPGEDDKSYVTITYTVKEGVWW; encoded by the coding sequence ATGTCTATAGTAGAACAAACTTTTTATGATTTTTTAGGAGCATCAAATGAACCATTTTTGAAGGTTACATTTGTCGCATTTTGGGATAAAAATAATCCTGAAGAATATAAGAAGATAGAACCGATATTAAAAGAACTTTCTGAAGAGGTACAAGATATTACATTTACACAGATAAGTTTTGAAAGACAAGAGGAAATTGGAAAGGTTACATTGCTTAGAGATATGGATATCCGAACAGAAATGTATGGATCAAAATATATCTATAATAATGAACAGGATTTGAAAAATAATGATCCACTAATTCTTAGGATTTATTTAAATAGAAATATAATAAACGAAAAAATTGGTATTTGTTCTAAAGAAGAATTGTTGGAGTTTCTGGGTGAATCTCAAAGAAATAAACATGATATATTAGAACTAACAACTCAAAACTTTGAGGAAAAAGTAATCCAAGCAAAGGGTTCTGTTTTAGTAGCATTTATAGATAAAAATTTACCAGCGGTAGGCAAGGTTTTAGAGCCAATACTAGAAAAGTTATCGGAGGAAATACAAGGTGTCACATTTGCAAAATTTGAATTTAATCGCAATGACGCTGATGCTGATGATTTTCAAGAGAAATATGTATACTACACAGATGAATTTATGCTCTTCAGAAATGGAAATTATAAAGCTAGTCAAAGTTATTGTACGAAAGATGAAATACCTGAATTTCTTGAAAGAAATAGCTTAGACACCCTCCATGTTCTAATGGACATTAAATTTATTAATGAGGGAGACGAAAGCTTCAATGATGCAGGTATGCCAAGGCCTTATGGAGAGATTTATATAGAAAAAAATAATGAGCTGGGTATTTATGGAAATATATTAGTATGGCAAGAAAAATATAATAGGCACCACACATCAATACTTACTCATAGATTTAGAACCGTTATGGTATGTACAAATTCTGAAATAAACTCTTTAACTTTCTATGGTGATGTGAAAGAATACGATGAATACAGTGCCGATGATATTTTAGCTTATCCAGAAAATAAAGTATCTGGTTCTCCAAATCAAACCATTAAACTTCCAGGTGAAGATGATAAGAGTTATGTAACAATTACATATACGGTAAAAGAGGGAGTTTGGTGGTAA
- a CDS encoding alpha/beta hydrolase has protein sequence MATFILVHGAWDGGYVWREVATQLRKKGHEVYTPTLTGLGERAHLAHPGVGLKTYIQDIVNVIHYEKLKEIILVGHSYAGMVITGVADIIPECIKNIVYIDAMIPNNGDSVMDISGPEMSSHFIEEVKVHGDGWRIVPRNASDQRKVAMPLLAFTQSIEMNNSIMNEIPHTYIEILDHPANWPMAPIFQRSAEIAKERKWDVYSIQRGGHWVMQTNYEELTLILERCS, from the coding sequence ATGGCAACATTTATACTTGTACACGGTGCATGGGATGGTGGATATGTTTGGAGGGAAGTTGCAACACAGCTGAGAAAAAAGGGACATGAAGTATATACACCTACATTAACGGGACTTGGAGAAAGAGCGCATCTTGCACATCCGGGTGTAGGATTAAAAACATATATTCAAGATATTGTGAACGTTATTCACTATGAAAAATTAAAGGAAATTATTTTAGTAGGGCATAGCTATGCTGGAATGGTAATAACCGGGGTTGCAGATATTATTCCAGAATGCATTAAAAATATTGTGTATATTGATGCAATGATTCCAAATAACGGAGATTCTGTAATGGATATTTCTGGTCCGGAAATGTCTTCACATTTTATAGAAGAAGTAAAGGTTCATGGAGATGGATGGCGTATTGTTCCAAGAAATGCGTCAGATCAAAGAAAAGTTGCTATGCCGCTATTAGCATTTACACAATCAATTGAAATGAATAATTCGATAATGAATGAGATCCCACATACATATATAGAAATTCTTGATCATCCTGCAAATTGGCCAATGGCTCCTATTTTTCAAAGATCAGCTGAAATAGCAAAGGAGAGAAAATGGGATGTATATTCTATTCAAAGAGGTGGGCATTGGGTTATGCAAACAAACTATGAAGAATTAACTCTTATTTTAGAAAGATGTAGTTGA
- a CDS encoding collagen-like protein, with translation MNKFNKFNKCNHIPFPCAFPPIGEGPTGGTGPTGPTGPGGTGIGITGPTGPQGIPGIQGEPGDPGPTGPQGVPGIQGEPGDPGPTGPQGVPGIQGEPGDPGPTGPQGVPGIQGEPGDPGPTGPQGVPGIQGEPGDPGPTGPQGVPGIQGEPGDPGPTGPQGVPGIQGEPGDPGPTGPQGVPGIQGEPGDPGPTGPQGVPGIQGEPGDPGPTGPQGVPGIQGEPGDPGPTGPQGVPGIQGEPGDPGPTGPQGVPGIQGEPGDPGPTGPQGVQGIQGVPGDPGPTGPQGIQGEIGPTGIGATGPTGPSGPAGGPPGPTGPTGPSGPAGGPPGPTGLTGPTGPSGPAGGPPGPTGPTGPQGPPGLEGPPGLEGPTGPQGVQGIQGEPGPEGPTGPQGNPGLQGPPGLEGPTGPPGNPGLQGPPGLEGPTGPQGNPGLQGPPGENGPTGPTGPTFPDSRLNANKASSTPVIIPSGGIINNFTTAQFANLNFDIPTGIVTITIPGVYVVYCSISIASSSNIPAEFKIVFNNNPIAQGFEIGTSTAGNVITMFGTVTFNSGDTIQIQNISATPLTLAPFSLSPITGSASNNVLFTVYRFR, from the coding sequence ATGAATAAGTTTAATAAGTTTAATAAGTGTAATCATATTCCTTTTCCATGTGCATTCCCTCCTATAGGCGAAGGACCAACAGGAGGGACAGGACCAACAGGTCCTACAGGCCCCGGGGGGACCGGAATCGGTATAACAGGACCAACAGGTCCTCAAGGCATTCCTGGTATTCAAGGTGAACCTGGAGATCCTGGACCAACAGGTCCTCAAGGCGTTCCTGGTATTCAAGGTGAACCTGGAGATCCTGGACCAACAGGTCCTCAAGGCGTTCCTGGTATTCAAGGTGAACCTGGAGATCCTGGACCAACAGGTCCTCAAGGCGTTCCTGGTATTCAAGGTGAACCTGGAGATCCTGGACCAACAGGTCCTCAAGGCGTTCCTGGTATTCAAGGTGAACCTGGAGATCCTGGACCAACAGGTCCTCAAGGCGTTCCTGGTATTCAAGGTGAACCTGGAGATCCTGGACCAACAGGTCCTCAAGGCGTTCCTGGTATTCAAGGTGAACCTGGAGATCCTGGACCAACAGGTCCTCAAGGCGTTCCTGGTATTCAAGGTGAACCTGGAGATCCTGGACCAACAGGTCCTCAAGGCGTTCCTGGTATTCAAGGTGAACCTGGAGATCCTGGACCAACAGGTCCTCAAGGCGTTCCTGGTATTCAAGGTGAACCTGGAGATCCTGGACCAACAGGTCCTCAAGGCGTTCCTGGTATTCAAGGTGAACCTGGAGATCCTGGACCAACAGGTCCTCAAGGCGTTCCTGGTATTCAAGGTGAACCTGGAGATCCTGGGCCAACAGGTCCTCAAGGCGTACAAGGAATTCAAGGGGTACCAGGAGATCCTGGACCAACAGGTCCTCAAGGAATCCAAGGGGAAATTGGCCCGACAGGAATCGGTGCAACAGGCCCAACAGGCCCTTCGGGTCCAGCAGGTGGTCCTCCAGGACCAACAGGCCCAACAGGTCCTTCAGGTCCAGCAGGTGGTCCTCCAGGACCAACAGGTCTAACAGGTCCAACAGGTCCTTCGGGTCCAGCAGGTGGTCCTCCAGGACCAACAGGACCAACGGGTCCTCAAGGTCCTCCAGGATTAGAAGGTCCTCCAGGATTAGAAGGTCCAACAGGTCCTCAAGGAGTTCAAGGAATCCAAGGGGAGCCAGGACCAGAAGGTCCAACAGGCCCCCAAGGTAATCCTGGTTTACAAGGTCCTCCAGGATTAGAAGGTCCAACAGGTCCTCCAGGTAATCCTGGTTTACAAGGTCCTCCAGGACTAGAAGGTCCAACAGGTCCTCAAGGTAATCCTGGTTTACAAGGTCCTCCAGGAGAAAACGGCCCAACAGGTCCAACAGGTCCAACATTTCCAGATTCACGTCTCAATGCAAATAAAGCCTCTAGTACCCCTGTAATTATCCCATCTGGAGGAATAATTAATAACTTTACAACTGCTCAATTTGCAAATTTAAATTTTGATATTCCAACTGGTATAGTAACTATCACAATTCCAGGTGTCTATGTAGTATACTGTAGTATTTCTATTGCTTCATCATCAAATATACCTGCAGAATTTAAAATTGTTTTTAATAATAATCCTATTGCTCAAGGTTTTGAGATAGGAACTAGTACTGCCGGTAATGTAATTACTATGTTTGGAACAGTAACATTCAATAGTGGTGACACTATACAAATTCAAAATATTAGTGCAACACCATTAACTCTTGCACCATTTAGCCTTAGTCCCATTACAGGCTCTGCGTCAAATAATGTACTTTTTACTGTATATAGATTTAGATAA
- a CDS encoding DUF3967 domain-containing protein codes for MAQTYWGSEVAKNLGIGSSTLRKYCLGLEEVGYHFERGNNNSRIFYHKDVATIERLVTAMNKKNVTLEQAINLAMTNAEENEIATIATDSVASTEHIKTLTERIERLEQLNLELIQRLDQQSKILKETDAQRIIREEQRDIQLMNVLREIQDSKRLITASEQKKSFWSRLFDK; via the coding sequence ATGGCTCAAACTTATTGGGGATCTGAGGTAGCGAAGAACTTGGGGATTGGCTCAAGTACTTTACGTAAATATTGCCTTGGTCTGGAGGAAGTTGGGTATCATTTTGAGCGTGGCAATAATAATTCTAGAATTTTTTATCATAAAGATGTAGCAACTATAGAACGGCTGGTAACAGCTATGAACAAGAAGAACGTAACACTAGAACAGGCTATAAATTTAGCAATGACAAATGCTGAAGAAAATGAGATAGCAACTATTGCTACAGATAGCGTAGCATCTACAGAACACATAAAAACATTAACAGAACGTATAGAGAGATTAGAACAACTTAATTTAGAGTTAATTCAAAGATTGGATCAACAAAGTAAAATTTTAAAAGAAACTGATGCTCAAAGAATAATAAGAGAAGAACAAAGAGATATTCAATTAATGAATGTATTAAGAGAAATACAAGATAGTAAACGCCTAATAACAGCTTCAGAACAAAAGAAATCATTTTGGAGTCGTTTATTTGATAAATAA
- a CDS encoding YjcZ family sporulation protein, with the protein MSYGGSCGDFGGGFALLIVLFILLIIIGCSCWGGGGGFGY; encoded by the coding sequence ATGAGCTACGGCGGATCTTGTGGCGACTTTGGTGGCGGATTTGCTTTACTGATCGTTCTATTCATCCTGTTAATCATTATCGGATGTAGTTGTTGGGGCGGCGGTGGAGGATTCGGTTACTAA
- a CDS encoding YjcZ family sporulation protein — protein MSYGGSCGSCGGGGFAGGFALLVVLFILLIIVGASCFC, from the coding sequence ATGAGTTACGGTGGTAGCTGCGGTAGTTGCGGCGGCGGCGGTTTTGCTGGAGGCTTCGCTTTATTAGTTGTATTATTTATTTTATTAATCATCGTTGGAGCTTCTTGCTTCTGCTAA